The proteins below come from a single Sorghum bicolor cultivar BTx623 chromosome 4, Sorghum_bicolor_NCBIv3, whole genome shotgun sequence genomic window:
- the LOC8064234 gene encoding L10-interacting MYB domain-containing protein, translating into MGDKADWSDRFLRNLFDACKEEIDAGNRPMGIFTATGWKNVVSKFGDKSGDKRTKKQLKNKLDILKKEYTMFMEFKNFATGLGWDAENKTVDCPKEWWDEHLARCNNPEKGIKCSHVKFRKHGPKFLEDMHVIFGKAHVDGSTATCPGDISSDDTSDEDVAEVPKPTKEKEKTVNQGKRKRKGTSTAAEEKEEKSPFFRMYKNTCLKIENAAERISTSVEVSSAPTINQIPSIAEAVKMVKECGVEEGTALMYTAWSALANPEFREFFTSLETNNGRLDLIQREHEKEKNKKEDSV; encoded by the exons ATGGGTGACAAGGCAGACTGGAGTGATCGTTTTTTGAGAAATTTGTTTGACGCCTGCAAAGAGGAAATAGATGCTGGCAATAGGCCGATGGGAATTTTCACTGCTACTGGTTGGAAGAACGTTGTTTCCAAGTTTGGAGATAAATCCGGTGATAAACGAACAAaaaaacaattgaagaacaagttAGATATCTTGAAGAAGGAATATACAATGTTTATGGAGTTCAAGAATTTTGCCACTGGGCTTGGATGGGATGCAGAGAACAAAACTGTTGACTGCCCGAAGGAATGGTGGGATGAACACCTTGCT AGATGCAACAATCCTGAGAAAGGAATCAAATGCAGTCATGTGAAGTTTCGAAAGCATGGACCAAAGTTTCTTGAAGATATGCATGTCATTTTTGGCAAGGCACATGTTGATGGGTCTACTGCAACCTGTCCTGGAGATATATCCTCCGATGAtacaagtgatgaggatgtggCTGAGGTACCAAAACCTACAAAAGAGAAGGAAAAGACAGTCAACCAAGGCAAAAGAAAACGCAAGGGGACCTCCACTGCTGCTGAAGAGAAGGAAGAGAAGAGTCCATTCTTTCGTATGTACAAGAACACTTGTTTGAAGATAGAAAACGCAGCAGAGAGGATCTCGACAAGTGTTGAAGTATCATCTGCTCCTACCATCAACCAAATTCCTTCCATTGCAGAGGCTGTGAAGATGGTGAAAGAATGTGGTGTGGAGGAAGGAACTGCTCTAATGTATACGGCTTGGTCTGCACTTGCCAATCCTGAATTTCGAGAATTCTTTACCTCTCTGGAAACAAATAATGGAAGGCTTGATTTGATTCAGAGGGAGCATGAGAaggagaagaacaagaaggaagaCTCAGTTTGA